The sequence below is a genomic window from Corvus cornix cornix isolate S_Up_H32 chromosome 1, ASM73873v5, whole genome shotgun sequence.
aCTACTCTAAATGGATAAAAATACTTCTCATATTACTGCTACTTCTGGATTACTGATTAGGCATTAAATGACCTGATTGCTCAGGACCCAGAAACCCTCAAAAGCACCTATCATTTCTATTGAAGGTGACCTCTGAGtgtcaggaaacatttttttctttttttttttttttttttctccttatttttagTAATGTGaaggtgactgagcactggaacaggttttctGCACAGCCTATGTAGTCTCTATCCTTGAAGGTATTCAAAAGGCGTTTGGATGTGGTCTCATACATCCAGCTGTAGGTGTCTCTCCTTGAGCAGAGAGGTTGAACTAGATGGGCTcagaggtccctttcaacctcaACCGTTCTGTGAACTTTGATCTAATCTGCATATGAAAACAATTTGGAGTGTTACACTGCTTAATAAGAAATTTAGCATTCTTTCTTCTCAGAATGCACTTTTTCCAGTAACCTGATTGTACTTTGCCTAATAGGAAATAATTGTAGTTCTATTCTTAATATTTgttactgaaataatatttttctgtaggGTGTTTGTAACAAGTACCAATTTGAAATTATAGCATTCTTCTTTTAGATATGTAACTTAATCTTATTTTTTGGTCTGGGTTTTACATGTGGTGCTTCAGTTGTTGCCTTCTAGGCATATAATCTTGTAGTTCACACTACTGGAACTAGCACTTTTTAAATTCCAGtactctttctttttaaaagctttatgCATTCTAGCACTATCAAGTTAGCTGAAAGAGTCAAAAATATCTTCTCTAAGAAAAGATATTAGCTGCTGGATCTGACAGTTTTAATCAACATTCTTCCTTATCTAAATTCTTATTTCTGCACATGCTTTACTGGACATGtctttttcaaaactgtatcttaatcaagaaaaaaaaccaaacaaccagCAACTTGAAGTTTTGTTGGGAAAAGTTTGTTTCCAGAGtgtaaagaaaagcagaatattttgagAAGTCTTAGAATTTGCATGGAGAAGCTGTTTGACAAGATGTAGGAGAATAAAAGTCCCAGTTACAGAAGTAGAAATGTGTGTTAATTCTTTCTCTTCCAGATAAATACAATAAACAATAATATTTCTCACCTGATGGgttttaaaatagattaataCATTTTATGACTGTAtataagaacaaaaatataatggtattaaaatattcatatagTAGTGTTTTGCCATATAGTAGTCATGGAAAACTCCAGATTTCCAGTAAACATGGAAGACTCCCTGAACATCACTGAGAAGAAAACCATTcccgggggaaaaaaaaaaaaggcaaggcaGTTAAGTTAATCTTTAGCTGATTACTTAAAAGAATTTAGCTGGACTACTTGAAGTGGTCACGTGctgttttgtaaataatttcttttgttgatGGCAGTAATCTTGTCTCTCTTTGAGCATGTCTCTGCAAGTATTAGGTTGTCATGGGAAGTATTCCCTGAATGCCtctgaaatgtgtgtgtttgtttctctcCTAAGCTTCACAATGAGGATGACTCCCCAGAGCcttcagcagctgagcagcctTCGACGTCTGCAGAGACTCCGCAGCCTCCGCAGACAGCAGCCTTACCTGAGGCAGATACTTCCCCTCCACCTTACTGTAGCATAGCTGTGGAAGCAGCTGCAACCTCAGGTATTTTTCTTGCACAGCAGGTTGTCAGGGACGAGTGTGTATCAATCAGCCCTTGGTTCAAAGTGGTCTGATGCtgccatgtattttttttttccatgcacaCAATTGCAGTAAAAAGCTGTCCTTTGATGTGCAGCCCTTTGGTTTGTTCAGAAGAAGCATGCTTGTAAATTACGCTGATTGTTCCAAATTGCTAGACTAAATGGATATTCATTAAGTAGTTTAATAGGCTTTATTTAAGTCTGCTTGTAGTTCATTTCCACATTTAATCTACATCTTTGAGTAGTGCTCCATAATTAGACCTCATTAGCAATTTTCATTGCCTCTTTATAAAAACCCCCTCAGATTTCTTTGGTGTGTGACATGGTTTGGTGACAATACTGCCATGAAAAGGTTAATTTTACTTTGAAGGCTCTTGATAAAACTTCTCATGAAAAATGAGTAATGGGTCTCTTATCCATTTATTCACTGCTCCCTTTCTTAGGAGATTGTGACTTTTCTTGTGGATACGGGAGACTTAACAGCAGGCAACATCGAAGTTCCTGTTTAAGTAAAGTTGCATGGATTTGTGTCTCCCATGTGCCAAATAAATACTTTAGGAGTAACTACcaacctaatttttttaatgttggttAAAAGAACAGTTTCCTCTCCCTGTTCTTTGAGACAGTGTTTGCAAGTATAATACATAGCTGTGTGGAATTATCCCTATATATAACATCCTTGTGTTGGTGTGCTGACAAATCTGTTGACCATGTGATCTGTGCTGACAAATCTTTACCGTGTAAGCAGCCTTGTAATGAACTACTGCTTGCTTTAGGAGGAAGCTCAAGGCATATTTTAAgtacttttaattaaatgctgTTAATAATTCTATTCTATACAGTGATGTTTTACTGTTACAACACAGAAGAATGAAGTCTGTGCTCCATTTTGAtggaaggaatatttttaaaagaatgtgtTGAGATTGAAATCTtggaaaaactgattttcagaGAGCACCTGGAGTTGGCAACCAGGCCACACTAATAAGAATACAGCATGGCTGTTACCAGACTGAAGTAACAGATTGATAAtgatatttaaaagctttttttttttttcaatatttttgtgtgtatgtctTTTGTATGATTGGATAAAAAGCATTTAGTTGGAATGCCTAGGGATATAACTAaacaaatatgattttttttgttcataagTTTGTTGACTCCTTGCCAGCATTTGTGTTAAGGTTTCTGCCTTGGGTAGCTGCTGCGGCATGCGGAGGTGGTGAAGTGCCATGACCTTCCCAAAACTGTCCCCAGATAGAGGGAGCTGCTTTGGCGCTGAGGCCGAATGCAGGCACAGGCTCACACCCCCTGGGTGGTGCCACCACTCAATCACACGTCCAAAGGTGGCGATCAGTGGAAAAGAGGCGAGAAGGGTCTTATGTATGGGGTTCCAACAACGAGGGTTTATTCCACATGGGGAGGGTCCAGGAGCAAAAGACAAAATGGAGGATGAGGGTGCAGGTTTCTATATGGGGCTGGTGGGGGTGGGGAAACATCAGAACCGATGGTTTGAGGGCAAGAAGGCAGAGTGATGGTGGAACAAAGGTGCAACAACCAATGGGGAAGTAGGAGGGGTGGGCAGAACAGAAAGCACTGGGAGAACCAGGAGAGGGGAACTTCCTAGATGGGGGCCAAACAAGGTATAAAGGGGTGGGGACCAAGGGGCCAATCCAGAATACAGAAACAGCATATATCAACATAATGACACAATGCATTGTGGGAAAGCTCCTTGTGCTCACCACAACCTTGGGGGGTGGTTCAGGACTTAGGGGCTGTCCCACCAGCAGACCTCTTTTGTTCCTGGGCCAACTGGCCCACTGGTCCTGACCAGTGCGGTTTCATACACTGCAACATCTCCCCcttctttatttaaagacagGGCCTGCCCCAATTATTTGTAAAGTAGCCTCTTGAAGCAAccaaacaaacatacaaaaataaaaattatcaaaaGAGCCCACAGAGCAAGTCAGAGCAAAGAATTCAGCCACCCTTTCAACCCCCAAGGTCCAAAGAGCTCTTCAAACCACGCCGGTTCCTTTTCCACCTGCAGTTTTTTAATATGGTCCTGCATTTCTTGACTTGTGGCATGGATGCCCTTACTATGCGATGAGAGGTTGAAGCAGCAAAGCCCTTCAGAATCTTTGCAGCCATGTCCATGGGCCAGTAGCAAAGAATCGATTGCGGCCCGATTTTTGAGGGTCGCGTGCCTGGTGGTCTCTTTGTCTTCAAGGACCTGACTTAATGCATTGGATGTCAGGTTGGCCTGCTTGCCTAACCAGCGTTCCAGGTGGGAAATCTCCTCTAATGCTTTCGCGATGGCCACCCATGGCAGAAAAAGGGTGACTGCCACTTTCTTTACCCTGGACCAATCCACAATTGCATCATTGCAGTTTGGATCTAATTGTCTTAGGTCTCTCTTTTGGAGACCCAATTCACTTTGATGTCGCCAATTAAGAATTTGAGTTTTGTTTGGAGCTAGTAGGGAAAGCCGGCCAAGCATGCATGGTCCTCCTTGAAGGCAGGATGGAAGCCCTGCCCATGCCCTATCTCCACAAATTAAGAACAAGCCCAGTTGGAGCACCTTGGGTTTATTGGTGGACGCTGAAAATGTTTTAGTGGTATGATTGCACCACTCTTCTGAGTTATAAGCCTTTTGTACAGGATTTGTCACATTCTGTTTTCCAATTCCCTTATAAAAGAAGTGGATGCAATAGGGAGCTTCGGAGGACCCCAGCAGATCCAATTCCTGGGGCTCCTCTGGTGCATGTTTTAATGTCTTTGCCCACATATCCCAGGTGTCACACGGGCTAGGTCTCTTCCCCGTAGGGGATATTCACTCAGAGATAGGGGTATCCCCAGCAGGCACAAGGACAGGGGATTGTCCACACTGCCCATGGACAGGCACCATCAAGCtgttaaaagtttttcttttaaaaatatttttacaaactttaaaatgcaaatatcttCAGTTTCAGtctctgtaaaaaaatatactttaaagGTAGATAATTATGTGCATGTGAAAGTTAATATTCTTGACATCTTTCtggtttgaaaataaataacttttttattttgaacagaCACACACAATGAGTTTTATCCTGTACCACCTCCATACAGTGTAGCTACCTCTCTTCCTACGTATGATGAAGCAGAGAAGGCCAAAGCTGCAgccatggcagctgctgcagctgaagttgCCCAGCGAGTAAGTGATACAGTtctgctgtatttcagttttgtggaATGTGTTAGGCTAATTATTTATAACAATTGGGCCCATATTATGACCCATTACTGTAATAATGGTGGGTGgataatataaatattttggatgTTTAGGCTTATATAGATAGTGTAAGTTAGTTGTAAAATACTGTGACAAGCACATCATATTCAGTCTTTTGAGAGACATAGCTGTCTAAACAGCTTTAAAAGCCGAATGTTGCCCTGTTTTAATAGTTTATCTAGTATTTTGTTGACTTTTAATTAGGTATTTCCTACTAATGTTTGTAGAGTTATTGCTGTTGTTTAGTGTTTTGGATGGTAGAAACAAAAGAATTATCATAGACCTttagagagaaagggagaattCCAACAGTCTGGAAGTGTCATGACCCCAAATCATGTAGatagtttttaaaaggaaaggtTCCTCTTGTTTGATCTATGGAAACTTAAATACTGATGTTCAAAGAAATGTTCCaagtacttaaaataaaaaagcccctGCACAAGTTGTGGTAAACAGTAAATAGGCATATATTCAGTGTTTCTAGTTTTGTAAGAATTAACCTTAAGAAGAATACAGTCTTCAAAACAGAAGATTGATGTCTGCAGTTAGTGATAAATGTTAGTTTTGTAAGCaagtttgttattttctctcaaGTTTTGGAATGTGGAAGTTCTGCTTGGTAGTATTGACCATAATATACTATACCCAAAAAAGGCTTCCAGTTCTTTCACTAAAAATCTCCTCCTTGAGATCAAAAGTGATTACATTTGATATACATTTAAAACCTTACTGGCTGCAGTGTGCTTGTGGCTGGAAAAAGCCCTTTACTCACCCAGCAGGAGGTAGGTCCTTCCTGGACTGCTGCACAGTGCTCACAGTGCACAACACTCACTTTAAGGTATGCACAGCTAAAGTTAAAGTGGATTTGTGTAACATCACCAGTGACAGTGTCACACAAATCTGTTTGGCTGAATTTAGGAGGAAACCATGGTTTTTGAATGGTTACTTGCCAAATTTTAGCAGTGAGGGGATGATCTCCATTGTAATATTTTATCTACTCTAACAGGAGCATGGATTCTCTGTAGTCTGTCCTTACTGCTTGTCACATAAGTAAAACTTTTGCTGAAATACTGGTCTGAATGAAACCCTTATTCTGAAATTACAAACTTGGAGCATTAACAACCCAAACCCTAACTTTTAGAGTACCTGTGACGCTGAAGGCAGGATGTGCAGCTCTTGCAAGATTCTTGTTCTTACATCTAGAACCCTATGAAGTGCAAACTTCAGACAAACAAGCAATCTCCCTTGACAACTCAGTCTGGGGTTCAGCCAATTGCAAGAATAAACctagcaaaacaaacaaaaccccaaaccaaaacaaaaagtattttttgtcttgtcattttaagcttttatttaCTCCTTTTTACAAGTTCAGGTCGCTGTGACAGAAACTTCTTTTGCCCTTCCTCAAACAGTCTGCCCGCTTTTGGTCAATCcacagatttttgaaaaattaatttcctcagTTGATACATATAGCTTCAAATTTTGTAAATGCATGGAGATGGTCTTGCATGAAAATGTTTAGGCTGCTTGTAGCTCTGAAGGGGATGGGATGTAAGATGTGCTGTTCCCAGAGAACATTCTCAAATGTTCTGTATCAGAGTAGAATTACAGAACTAAAAGTAGATACACCTTATGGCTGCTCTTCACTGCTTTCGGTGAAATCATTGAACCTGAGAAATAGCAATTTCTGGTGTGCCCTGAAGCAGTTTTATTATTCTTAGCCTTCAGTtagaagggaaggggaaagccaCTAGATTCAGCTGTCTTCAGTGATGGGTGGTGGGAAGAAACACCTGAACAGAGGCTGAGCCTCTGAACCTTACATGTTGTGGGAAGTCTGGTTTTGATTGAGCAAGCAGGTAACTGGCTCTGGCAGAGATCAGAGAGGATGTGTCTAagtcaaaacaagaaaaggcaAGGATGAATGGAGAGCAATGGCATGGACAGAGTAGAAAGACTTAAATGacaaacagaagggaaaaggataAACTGGGATTGGTGGAGAAAGGAACCCAAGTGGGGACAAAATGTAGTACTGGGAAAGGAGCTGAAGCTGGCATGTGAGAAAagaagagcagggagggaaaaggaatcTGGAGTTGAGGCAAGAGAGCTGGATACAGTgatgaagtgaaaaataaactttttcacAGTCTGCTTTGCTAGAACATACCAGAGAACTTGACATTCAAGAACTACGTGCTGACACCACAAGAATTTCACTTACTTATGAAAAATCAGTAGGAACATACTATCATTCCCCCAATGCAGAGATTGACTAAAAGGTTCTAGACTTATGGCAGTACTAAGTATCAGAAGTCTGCACAGTGTATCTGAAAGTCACATTCTTGCTGACTGCCGAAGAGCTCAAGTTTGGCAGTAATTCTGCTCAgtttgcttctgtgtttttttttttttctttttttttttttaagcaaatgcatgcacacacacaagctGTATTAGAGAAACAGCATTAAGGTTGCAAAGTTGGGATTtgggaaaaaagtaagaaatgcTGAAGCTGAGTTTCAGTTTTGTAGATGATATTAAAATTATGTGCCAGTGCAGTTTTAATTACTGCCATTTTAATTATCTTACCACGTGATGCTGCCGCAAAATCCCTACCTTATTTATTACCTCTGGACTTACACTGAGATAGACTAAGgctgtgaaataaaactgtCTTAATGTGGCAGATGGTTGGAATAAGAAAGAAGGGTCTTGTTACAGTTTCAGTGGTGGTTTGCCATCTTTGGGGGAAGGCTTTAGCTCTGAATACCCATGCAAGAACAGATAAGTAACTTAATTATGTAACAGTAGTGCAAAGtttgttttctcactttcacAAGTGACAGCTGCAGGCATTACCTGACCTGCATGTTACACACTTTGCAAAACATAGACAAATGATGTAACATGtagatttttcagtttttattttcagccttaTGAAATTAGTGCTCTTACAAATGTGAACTCTGCTGTGTTCTGTGCTTCTGGTCTCTTCCTTGTAAACTGAGGATATATTGCCTCTACTGCAATAATGTGAACAGTTGGAAAAAGTTAAATGTTACTTTGAGTGATGTGTGAAGCTGATAATTTTCATGGTATTCTCCAAAGTGTGCAGTGAAGGTTACAAATGTATTCATTAagcaaaagagaggaaaatgacGTGAAAGGGCAGGACCCTTAATAAGcagctttcatatttttttcccccaaatcatGTGgggcacttaaaaaaaaaaaaaaaggatcctTAATGTGATCATATTAAATACTTCATCATAGGCCCTGTATTAACAGATAAAATGAACAATCCAAACTTAATATTTACTGAAACTTTCAGTAATTTTATAGTTCTTTGTGTAGCTTGTCTTACAGGAATAGATTGTGTATAAACATGCATGCCTTTCAAATGCTCCCAGATGTCTCATTTCAACAAAGAAATTCTACTAGCCCTGTGTCATCAGTAGTGATAGCATTAGTTAtcctggctttttctttccaaattctCAAGGTCAGTTTTGGAAGGTCAATTAAAATGGACAAAAATACTGCTAACAGTTTAATGACTTGTTTGTATGTTGCAATGAATGGCTTTTACTTAATGCTTTTCAGTTGCATTTGTcttatgtttttctgtttttacatgCTTAGCACGCCCAGTTTAGGGAATCTAGGAGTCTGTTTGATGAAATATTCCTCAGTCGTCCAGAGGTATGGTATAGTTCTCTCTAGTTTAGACTTTGCTATGAATTTTCCTGCTGGCAAACAAATGCTTCTGGGGTTAATTGTGCCTTCCCCCCCCCACTATTAATTTCTCCATATTGGTTCATATACTGAAGGCATAATTTTTGGGGTTTATTAAGTAATTTAACCCTTTCCTCTGAAGTTTTTCTCTGTAAACATTGCATTGGGAAGAGTTATATCAGTTTAGTGGTTCTTTACTTGATTAAAGGTGGTTGTATGCCATGCTagatttcagtttgaaaaaagctaaaaaaacattaaggagaaaaaacagtcCTCCTCTTGCAGAGTACTACAGAGAGCACTGTAGTTTACAGGGAGTTAATAGTTTCAACTTCAATAGATGCTGTGTACCATTGATGTTCTTTTGCTTAGAGAAATTACTCTGTGTGACTTGCCATTTATGTTGATAATATAATTCGCTGTTTAGATGTTTCTCTGGTCATAGGAACAATAAATTTTCTGTTCCTACAGATGTCAGCTTATTTAGAAAGCGAGAAATGCTGTCTATCTTCCTTAACTTGTCTAAATTCATCAGAAATCAATGAGATACTGAAACAGTGTTAAATATCTTAACAgatttgtgtgtgttgtgttACATActtctcattaaaaagaaaaatataaataaaatatataatctCATTCATAAAAGTGTCACAGAAGTATTTGATGAAAATATGTTTAAGCATCAGCGTAGAGGACAGTTGGTCTTCATTGCCCATTTTCACTCCTCAGTACATGGTGGCAAACAATTTTATTTCGAAGAAAGACTAGGGCAATTGACACCAACCAGATCAAATGAGAGCACTGAAAGACAGCCAGTATTAGTGGGACTTGAGCAGTGGTCAGTTAGGGTTTTCTGTCTGCAGGACTGCtcataaaaaaaacctcataatCCTAAATGATGTAGATATAGGCTGATGTAATTTCTTAGTATtctaagtatttaatttcttaaacaCTCTCATAATTTATGTATGCCAGTTTTTACAGACAGTAAAGAGAACTCaatttccccttcttttctATGGAGTGTGATAAATTACTACTTGTTCACACTTAATACAACAGTGCTTTTTGCAAACGTCTGCTCTCATGTTCCTGAGCTGTACTTACTGACTTGTGCTTCTCACATGTGTAAGCCTCAGAGAAGCCTCTGCTAAACTTGTTACTGTCAttgaacaaaattttcttttttctgaggCAACTTTTTCATGGAGCATAATTCACTAATTGTTTTGGAAATACCAGTATTAAGTACAGTAGTTAGcagacagtttaaaaaaagcccaaaattaTTATGTATGGGGTTTTGTGGACCTTGTGAAATTAAAATcgaaagtactttttttttgtcctgacttgaaaaaggaacttttgTGGCATGCATTTCAGAGATAAATGCATTCAAATGcagctctttttaaaatgctttttcagcccttccttccctcccattCCCTTCCTCTCAATCAATCTTGTAGCTGCAGCAAAGTTGAGCTAAATAAATTAATGCTTTCTTAGTCACTTAAGATGACCATTTAGAGACACCTGAAATTATGTGGAGTTGAATTATAGCCCCTTAAGATTGTTGTTCAGCTGGCTTTTTGTGCTTTCCTTGGAATTGTCTGTGTGAATAGCAGTGTTTTTAAAGTAAGTTATCTGATACAGTGTCTTGGTTAATTAATCTGAAatacagagcacagctggaatttcacAGCCATGTTACTAAGGGTGATGCTGACTGCTCTGAGTTGGTACAGCAGTCATTCGAGCACATTTTTAACGTAATTGCCATACCTTGGtaaattattttgctctgtTGACAAAGGGGGAGCATGTGACCGAGCTTTAGACCACTGTGCTTGTTTAATGCCCTTTCAGTCATAaacattatttctgtattaagTGCTTGTGGGTGAAACAGCCAAGTAAATATCAATTGAATTGATCTCTCTTGATTTCGTTTGTTTTTATAGGTAATTTCTTATATCAGTTCCAATACATTATGTTAAATAGGAGcaaaaattaggaaaagaaTGTTACATATGCTTCTGTTTAGACCATATTACTGCTGCTACTGACAGCATTATTTAACTTGTGTCATCCTGCATTGTTTTGATGTTACtcatttaagaataaaaatggtGTTTGATTGGCCTTAGTTTTCATTAGGCTCTTTAGGAAGTGCTGTAATTGTGAAAACTTTAGTGTTTGCCGGGCTACAGCTGAAGCAATGTTTCACCTGTGCATAGAACTGCATATATAATATCTGCCACGTTCCGTTGAAAATCGAGTGCTGAGAAGCAAAGCAACTCTCcctttcagtattttaaggTCCAGCATTTTGACACAATGGGAGAAATCTTTGGATCGTTTTGACTgacatttgtttgctttgtttgacTTCAAGTACTGTGCTTTTTGAGCTTAGAAGCCTTTTAGACACTTCTAATGTCCTCGCGCCCTCTAGTGACCCTGGAGGTGTTCTTTGCCTTGCTTATGTTTTGCTGTGGGTTATAAAATTTGTTAGTGCAATGCTGTTGCATCAACACTTGATTTTAAGATACTAACCTTATTCCATCACCTATTTTATATTTAGGGAATTATTAGAAGacctttccagcaggaaaactaTAGACCATACTGTGTGatgacttttcaaaaaaatatttagtagtTTGGCTACATGTCAAGATagttacagtaaaaaaaagaattatgttGGTTGTGATTGTTGAAGTACTAATCTGAAATAATTCTAGCTTCATTTAAGATGAATAGACAGTATATACATATCTTCTACAGAAACTTTTACAGAATATTTGGGCTCTGTCAATATAAGCAACAAATAAGACTTGTTTTAtagttataaattatttttttaaaacttcctttaTGTGGACATGTTACggaaatgttaattttcttctagcTTTAGAAACATGATTAATACTTTATCCTATAGGTAGTTATTCTAAACTTTTCACTAAATTATCACTAACCTGTAAATCCAGGAAGAAGAGTATCCACCACGGGATGATTTCAGTGATGCAGATCAGCTTAGAGTTGGCAATGATGGCATCTTCATGTTGGCATTTTTCAGTAAGTTATCTTGTATCCCAGACCTACTGAGGTATATATTAATTGTACCTTTTTTCTATGGACTATAAAAGAGAGCTGTGATAAATTGCATTAATGTACTGTAatgaacagatttttctgaCTGTGCACAGATATAAACACTTCCTGTTCCAGATACAGCAAAtatcctgccttttttttggtggcatCTGTCACAGATAAGGGGATAAAGCAAAGTCATAGTAAATGCTTGAAGGTCTAGCACTGGAAATTCTATCATCTTCTAGTTGGACCACCAGCTTGAATTAAAGGCCAGGTCACGGTAATCTGgcaattgatttttttactagaaaaaaattgagagagGTGTGCTGTGTAAAAGTTGCTAATGTTAGCATAGTGAATTAAACAGCCGTGGATGGATTTTTGGAACAAATCCAACCATACTCATTTTCAGGTTGAACTAACCACTGTCATATAAAAATGTGTTGTCTTCAGGTAACCTCTGATTGCGAGCCCTCCTGTAGCTCTTCATCGTGTACTGTGTGCACACTGTGCACGTCTTGTAACTTGTGTACTGCATTCAGCAAAGTTAGATTTAGCAACTAGAAGCTGTTTCTACAAGGAAGCTGTGTTAGTTTTACCAATTActtatttctttctaatttctgacgatttttttcccctttctgaaataaatgtatttggCACCCTGGATGGAAGCTTGCTATTGGGGATATATCTGTTCTGCTGAGAATTCATCAGGATTAAAGCTGATTGATTATCCACTGAAATGTCCATGTCTTTCAACCTAGGTCTCATACTAGTTCTTTCTTCTGTAATCTTTTTTGCAATCTCTTTAACTGTTACAGATGCAGATTACCATGCTTTCACAGAcggtttttttcatgttggtGTGTGATGTACTGGGACAATGTGGTGTTTGCATCTTGGGGTAAAAATATGTGTCTGCCTCACATAGCAAATCTATAAAGACACAGGGTAGCGAGTTCTGTAGTCTGACCTCTTTCTGTGTGGGAGCATGGAAAGAGTATATTCTTGGGGGCAAAGGGAGGTgtgacttcatttttctttttccccttttttcctctcccttttctatGTGCTGTAACTTTTTGTGTTTAAGCGATTTAGGTCCTTTATTGTGTGAACttgttcttgcttttaaattctGATTCAGGCCTTCATTGGCACTGCACTTGGAGGTCAAGGGGATTGTTGGCTTTAATATGTCAGTCCTTTAAGTCACAGTTGTCCAAAATTGCGTTTCCAGAACCTTGTGTCCACCTTCAAGAATGCAAGTGTGTATTTGGATAAACTGGCAACTTTCTCTTCAAATATGTATTTAGCTGAGTCTGACTGCACAGACCAGTACTCTTCCACATTGGACAAAAATACTCTGTAGATCATAATTTTTCTTGATTGTTCTGAGACTATTTTATTGCAAACTTTGCTTGCCTATGAAGGAAACACATAAAATGAGTGCTTACACGTTGTAAGGTATTTATGCAAGTGTGTGTTTAATTGGGATGTGTAGGTTATTATGGATACTGGTTACATGGGGAAATTGATAAACTTGCTGTTTGTGCTCAGAGTACGAGGAGTTCACAAAAACAGTCATAGTAATAGACCTATAATGTTAGTTTTTGGTAGTTTTTCTTAGGAAATTGgagaattaaatgaaaaatgagcttAACATAATGAGGGTATG
It includes:
- the NDFIP2 gene encoding NEDD4 family-interacting protein 2 isoform X2, which translates into the protein MDRHQPVSRYQVLHNEDDSPEPSAAEQPSTSAETPQPPQTAALPEADTSPPPYCSIAVEAAATSDTHNEFYPVPPPYSVATSLPTYDEAEKAKAAAMAAAAAEVAQRHAQFRESRSLFDEIFLSRPEEEEYPPRDDFSDADQLRVGNDGIFMLAFFMAFIFNWIGFCLSFCITNTIAGRYGAICGFGLSLIKWILIVRDSFCSFEALLIILKSEICLKAWQLLTEQDFFSCTEDCIEQTFLSYAGVKLPDDL
- the NDFIP2 gene encoding NEDD4 family-interacting protein 2 isoform X1, which codes for MDRHQPVSRYQVLHNEDDSPEPSAAEQPSTSAETPQPPQTAALPEADTSPPPYCSIAVEAAATSDTHNEFYPVPPPYSVATSLPTYDEAEKAKAAAMAAAAAEVAQRHAQFRESRSLFDEIFLSRPEEEEYPPRDDFSDADQLRVGNDGIFMLAFFMAFIFNWIGFCLSFCITNTIAGRYGAICGFGLSLIKWILIVRFSDYFTGYFNGQYWLWWIFLVLGLLLFFRGFVNYLKVRNMSESMAAAHRTRFFFLY
- the NDFIP2 gene encoding NEDD4 family-interacting protein 2 isoform X3; translated protein: MDRHQPVSRYQVLHNEDDSPEPSAAEQPSTSAETPQPPQTAALPEADTSPPPYCSIAVEAAATSDTHNEFYPVPPPYSVATSLPTYDEAEKAKAAAMAAAAAEVAQREEEYPPRDDFSDADQLRVGNDGIFMLAFFMAFIFNWIGFCLSFCITNTIAGRYGAICGFGLSLIKWILIVRFSDYFTGYFNGQYWLWWIFLVLGLLLFFRGFVNYLKVRNMSESMAAAHRTRFFFLY